Proteins found in one Desulfurobacterium indicum genomic segment:
- a CDS encoding peptidyl-prolyl cis-trans isomerase, translating into MFRRIIVAIMAFFSLTSTSFSKISQNEWLVKIGNRTYTVKDFWNWWENWKVDGSKFPKNPTPFIDWMLMFQNGTELGLYKLPSYQKKIRQFVKVRSLLLLEGDTLAPARKVSDKEIMEYYKKNYIPKFKLDIYFFKDKGEANKARKFIEEGITGAKLAQKLGIKNKMHFERKTDWMRPFEIKDTNQRKLILNTPKGGIIGPVQDGKMWIIIIVTDKTTKENNLQEVLKDAKQKLIKIKEAKATEAFLKQLRNKYPVWINEKLLKEINFKNFPESKKKEVVLKVGNYALTAGGFMKFLKKEVEWEKHSRFGKVNMDIAKKRVADSIINQTLVGMEALNRHYEQKEPLKPMFEFYCQNRIIKELENRIIKPSIKISQEEIKDYYNKHKSEYRLPDKITIRFLQTNDKKLMDKLYNEVKEGKDFKKLTITIMGYDNVVTIPYNHLLPKSKKIIENLKEGEVSKPFKIRDTYFMVQVLKLQKNRYKPLSEVENKIKEKLYKEKFEAARQAYIRKLYMNLLSKGQEVKVNWDVWNTIVNNYHHKNQYNGTYAFYLFLISLVIIAAIAYYKGRESGK; encoded by the coding sequence ATGTTTAGAAGAATAATCGTAGCAATAATGGCTTTTTTTTCACTTACATCAACATCTTTCTCAAAAATTTCTCAAAATGAATGGTTGGTAAAAATTGGCAACAGAACCTACACAGTCAAAGATTTCTGGAACTGGTGGGAAAACTGGAAAGTCGACGGTTCGAAATTCCCGAAAAACCCAACACCTTTTATAGACTGGATGCTCATGTTCCAAAACGGAACAGAACTTGGGCTTTACAAGCTTCCCAGCTATCAGAAAAAGATAAGACAGTTTGTCAAAGTTCGCTCTCTTCTTCTCCTTGAAGGAGATACTCTCGCACCAGCAAGAAAAGTATCCGATAAAGAAATAATGGAATACTACAAAAAAAACTACATTCCGAAATTCAAGCTGGATATATACTTCTTTAAAGATAAAGGAGAAGCCAACAAAGCAAGGAAATTTATAGAAGAAGGAATAACTGGGGCAAAACTTGCACAGAAACTCGGCATAAAAAACAAGATGCACTTTGAAAGAAAAACAGATTGGATGAGGCCATTTGAAATCAAAGATACTAATCAAAGAAAGTTAATATTAAACACTCCGAAAGGCGGAATAATTGGTCCCGTTCAGGACGGGAAAATGTGGATAATTATCATTGTGACAGACAAAACCACAAAAGAAAACAATCTCCAGGAAGTCTTAAAAGACGCAAAACAGAAACTTATCAAGATAAAAGAAGCCAAAGCAACAGAAGCTTTTCTAAAGCAACTTCGAAATAAATATCCTGTATGGATAAATGAAAAACTTCTAAAAGAAATTAATTTTAAGAACTTTCCAGAAAGCAAGAAAAAAGAAGTTGTTTTAAAGGTAGGTAACTACGCCCTAACAGCAGGCGGATTCATGAAATTCCTAAAAAAAGAGGTCGAGTGGGAAAAACACTCAAGATTTGGAAAAGTGAACATGGATATAGCTAAAAAACGTGTTGCAGACTCAATAATAAACCAGACACTTGTAGGAATGGAAGCTTTAAACAGGCATTACGAACAAAAAGAACCTCTAAAACCGATGTTTGAATTCTACTGCCAGAACAGAATCATAAAAGAACTGGAAAACCGAATAATAAAGCCCTCCATAAAAATTTCGCAAGAAGAAATAAAAGATTACTACAACAAACACAAATCCGAATACCGTCTCCCTGACAAGATAACCATAAGATTTCTCCAAACAAATGACAAAAAGCTAATGGACAAGCTATACAACGAAGTAAAGGAAGGGAAAGATTTCAAGAAACTCACCATTACGATCATGGGATATGATAACGTCGTAACAATTCCCTACAACCATTTGTTACCCAAATCAAAGAAAATAATAGAAAATCTAAAAGAAGGAGAAGTATCCAAACCATTTAAAATCAGAGATACCTATTTTATGGTTCAGGTGCTCAAACTTCAGAAGAACAGATATAAACCCCTGTCAGAAGTAGAAAATAAAATCAAGGAAAAACTTTATAAAGAAAAATTTGAAGCTGCAAGACAAGCTTACATAAGAAAACTTTACATGAACCTCCTATCAAAAGGACAGGAAGTCAAGGTAAATTGGGATGTCTGGAACACAATTGTAAATAATTATCACCATAAAAACCAATATAACGGCACTTATGCCTTTTATTTATTCCTGATTTCACTTGTCATTATTGCAGCAATTGCTTATTATAAAGGCAGGGAGAGTGGAAAATGA
- a CDS encoding cytochrome c3 family protein, whose translation MKKILILLSSLIYSHLAFGAPAKTFKHIRVTNPKDTFTLKEEKKKITFTYIHIHQFGNGKGSCSYCHNSDSPSSKDVKRIKGELVCIECHQDVYKRIGSHLYHHKNIKNCTMCHDPHQSDNIAMLKGNGISVCMRCHAKNSAGYCVHPQGDKHLDPRNGQPITCITCHYTMGTDYKYLLKWNGESALCYQCHSPKRYK comes from the coding sequence ATGAAAAAAATCCTTATATTATTATCAAGTTTAATATATTCTCATTTGGCATTTGGAGCTCCCGCTAAAACCTTTAAGCATATAAGAGTTACAAATCCTAAGGATACCTTTACTTTAAAAGAAGAAAAGAAGAAAATAACATTTACTTACATTCACATTCATCAATTCGGCAACGGAAAAGGGTCCTGTTCTTACTGCCACAATTCAGATTCCCCATCATCAAAAGATGTTAAAAGAATAAAAGGAGAACTCGTCTGCATAGAATGTCATCAGGACGTATATAAAAGGATAGGCTCTCACCTTTACCACCATAAAAACATTAAAAATTGCACCATGTGTCATGATCCTCATCAAAGCGATAACATAGCAATGCTCAAAGGCAACGGTATAAGCGTATGTATGAGATGTCACGCAAAAAACAGCGCCGGTTATTGCGTCCATCCACAAGGTGATAAGCATCTTGATCCGAGAAACGGACAACCGATAACATGTATAACATGTCACTATACAATGGGAACAGACTACAAATACCTGCTAAAATGGAACGGAGAATCGGCTCTGTGCTATCAGTGTCACTCTCCTAAACGATATAAGTAA